Sequence from the Halopelagius inordinatus genome:
TCGGAACGAGCCAACCGGACGCGGCGAGACGGCAGACAGAACGCGTGTTAGCGGGCGTCGGGCGGAACCCGAACGTCGGCGCTGCACTCGTCGTGGAACTCGGAACCGAAGATATCTCCGCCGACGCCGTCGCGGACCGAATCGCGGCCGACGGGACGGCGACGGAGACGCTCACCATCCGCGAGGCCGGCGGGACGGAAGCCGCCCTCTCGGAGGGGTCGGACCGACTCGCCCGTCTGAACGACGAGGCACAACGCGCCAGACGCGAGGAGGCGGACGTCTCCGAACTCGTCTTCGGCGTCGAGTGCGGCGGGAGCGACGCGACGAGCGGAATCGCGGCCAACCCGGCCGTCGGCGCCGCCTGCGATCGACTCGTGGAGGCGGGGGGAACCGCCTGCTTCAGCGAGACGCCGGAGTTCATCGGCGCGGAACACATCCTCGCGGACCGGTGCGTCGACGACGAGACGCGGGACGAACTGCTCGCACACGTGGACGCCCGCGAAGGGATGGCCGAACTGATGGGCGTCGACCTCCGCGGCGCGCAACCCACGCCCGGAAACCAAGAGGGCGGCCTCACCACCATCGAGGAAAAGAGCCTCGGAGCCATCTCGAAGGGCGGAACGACACCCGTTCGCGGCATCGTAGAGTACGCCGAGGACCTGCCGGTCGGCGGCGGACTCACGCTGATGGACACGCC
This genomic interval carries:
- a CDS encoding UxaA family hydrolase; the protein is MGHTFSGYRRPNGRVGVRNHVAVIPTSVAASAVSSAVADEAGAWARATPHQLGTSQPDAARRQTERVLAGVGRNPNVGAALVVELGTEDISADAVADRIAADGTATETLTIREAGGTEAALSEGSDRLARLNDEAQRARREEADVSELVFGVECGGSDATSGIAANPAVGAACDRLVEAGGTACFSETPEFIGAEHILADRCVDDETRDELLAHVDAREGMAELMGVDLRGAQPTPGNQEGGLTTIEEKSLGAISKGGTTPVRGIVEYAEDLPVGGGLTLMDTPGYDVESVVGKVSGGAQIIAFTTGRGSTTGNPIAPVIKVTGNPKTWGKMSNNIDVNAGTVFDGESIDSVGERVFETLVEVADGRRTESEHRRLEEFAINEIQPEELDAEAGA